In Pseudomonas deceptionensis, a single window of DNA contains:
- the pqqF gene encoding pyrroloquinoline quinone biosynthesis protein PqqF, translating to MPALNHPHSQRLTCKNGLTLSVRHEPRLKHCAAVLRVAAGSHDVPAAWPGLAHFLEHLLFLGTARFPASDNLMAYVQRHGGQVNAKTSERHTEFFFELPCAAFEGGLQRLCDMLAHPRMNLDDQLREREVIHAEFIAWAREASAQREMKLFQPLNPAHPLRAFHAGNRYSLPVPRASFQQALKDFYQGFYQTGQMTLSLAGPQSAPDLIALAERCSAELPCGATVQQTRAPVLMASPERHYQHCDGPHLSLMFALEQLPPESEQALDFLCHWINSDKAGGLIAQLRQLHVIDTLKATSIYHFNGQALLQIEFSAATDIARHATQIQNTLHDWLAFFSAQQDWPALRDEYRLLQQRQQDVSTALELARHYGEQHVPGLSEQGITALKAVLEQMPHAPMPAGQHAWQLPAPNPFLMAAKEPVSAGLIRGQTSAHRGLRTFAQDRLRSRRDLSAMSFSTAIPGHSGEAAIYLRWRLLAKPAPELLASLENNLRSLALDARHAGVELSFNAQGNNWLLKMHGLHEPMPAILEHAVRALGAPPTDLAGSPSPAAPLIPIRQLLKRLPELCQPCSGPVAGDLQDCWAQAHWDGLAVGLPAATQALITPVLNKVPGTPDAQQVQPNECNTQRHWHTEPCDSSEHALLLYCPAPQATIADEAAWRLLGHMAQTPLYQRLRVELQLGYAVFSGLRQINGQTGLLFGVQSPHASTEEIFDHLQTFLKNLPNLISALDETSFIQARTALAQQFSSDALGVLQASELLWQAKLAGHPSDYLTALYTALMALDQGTTLKAAQQINEPESRWLCLATSPATETFYPGRS from the coding sequence ATGCCTGCGCTGAACCACCCTCATTCCCAACGGTTGACCTGCAAAAACGGTCTGACTCTCTCCGTGCGCCATGAGCCGCGCCTCAAGCATTGCGCGGCCGTTTTGCGGGTCGCCGCAGGCAGTCACGATGTGCCCGCAGCCTGGCCTGGGCTGGCGCATTTTTTGGAGCACTTGCTGTTTCTGGGTACCGCGCGCTTCCCAGCGTCCGATAACCTGATGGCCTATGTGCAGCGCCACGGCGGCCAGGTGAATGCCAAAACCAGTGAGCGGCATACCGAGTTCTTTTTTGAATTGCCTTGCGCCGCTTTCGAGGGCGGCCTTCAACGCTTGTGCGACATGCTCGCCCATCCACGCATGAATCTGGACGACCAACTGCGCGAGCGTGAAGTCATACACGCCGAATTTATCGCCTGGGCCCGTGAGGCTTCAGCGCAACGCGAAATGAAGCTGTTCCAGCCGCTGAACCCGGCCCACCCGTTGCGGGCATTCCATGCGGGCAACCGTTACAGCCTGCCCGTGCCCCGTGCGAGTTTTCAACAGGCCTTAAAAGATTTTTACCAAGGGTTTTATCAGACCGGGCAAATGACCTTGAGCCTGGCAGGCCCGCAGTCAGCCCCGGACCTGATAGCCCTGGCCGAGCGCTGCAGCGCAGAACTCCCCTGTGGTGCCACCGTACAACAGACCCGCGCACCCGTGCTGATGGCCAGCCCCGAGCGACACTATCAGCACTGCGACGGCCCGCACCTGAGCCTGATGTTCGCCCTTGAGCAACTGCCGCCCGAGTCTGAGCAGGCGCTGGACTTTCTGTGCCACTGGATCAATAGCGACAAAGCCGGCGGCCTGATTGCGCAGTTACGCCAGCTCCACGTGATCGACACCCTCAAAGCCACATCGATCTACCACTTCAATGGTCAGGCCCTGCTGCAGATTGAGTTCAGTGCCGCCACCGACATCGCCCGGCACGCCACACAGATCCAGAACACCCTCCATGACTGGCTGGCGTTTTTCAGCGCGCAACAGGATTGGCCTGCGCTTCGGGACGAGTACCGCTTGCTGCAACAGCGTCAGCAAGACGTCAGCACTGCACTGGAACTGGCCCGCCATTATGGTGAGCAACATGTACCCGGTCTGTCAGAACAAGGCATTACAGCCCTCAAGGCCGTGCTGGAACAGATGCCCCACGCGCCAATGCCAGCCGGGCAGCATGCCTGGCAACTGCCTGCGCCTAACCCGTTTCTGATGGCAGCAAAAGAACCGGTCAGTGCCGGCCTGATTCGCGGGCAAACCAGCGCGCATCGAGGCTTGCGCACGTTTGCCCAGGATCGCCTGCGCAGTCGCCGCGACCTGTCTGCCATGAGCTTCAGCACGGCAATTCCCGGCCACAGCGGCGAAGCCGCGATCTACCTGCGCTGGCGCCTGCTGGCAAAACCTGCCCCGGAGCTGTTGGCGTCGCTGGAAAACAACCTGCGCTCACTCGCTCTCGATGCTCGCCACGCCGGAGTCGAACTGTCGTTCAACGCACAGGGCAATAACTGGCTACTCAAAATGCACGGCTTGCACGAGCCAATGCCCGCCATTCTGGAACATGCAGTGCGCGCACTCGGCGCACCACCCACAGATCTGGCGGGCAGCCCCTCACCAGCCGCACCGTTGATACCCATCCGCCAACTGCTTAAACGCCTGCCCGAGCTGTGCCAGCCGTGCAGCGGGCCTGTTGCCGGCGATCTGCAGGACTGCTGGGCGCAAGCGCACTGGGACGGGCTGGCCGTCGGGCTGCCTGCTGCCACACAGGCCTTGATCACACCCGTACTGAACAAAGTCCCGGGCACCCCCGATGCCCAACAGGTGCAGCCGAACGAGTGCAACACCCAACGTCACTGGCACACCGAGCCCTGCGACTCCAGCGAGCACGCACTCCTTCTGTACTGCCCGGCCCCGCAAGCGACAATCGCCGACGAAGCGGCCTGGCGCCTACTCGGTCATATGGCGCAAACCCCGCTCTATCAACGTCTGCGGGTCGAGCTGCAACTGGGTTATGCGGTGTTCAGCGGCCTGCGCCAGATCAATGGCCAAACCGGCCTGCTGTTCGGCGTGCAATCGCCTCATGCCTCGACAGAAGAAATCTTCGATCACCTCCAAACTTTCCTTAAGAATTTGCCGAATCTTATCTCGGCACTGGATGAAACATCTTTCATCCAGGCCCGCACAGCCTTGGCCCAACAATTCTCTAGCGATGCCCTGGGCGTGCTCCAGGCCAGCGAACTACTCTGGCAGGCCAAACTCGCAGGCCACCCGTCGGATTACCTGACAGCCCTCTACACCGCACTTATGGCACTGGATCAAGGCACTACACTCAAGGCGGCTCAGCAGATTAACGAGCCTGAAAGTCGCTGGTTGTGCCTGGCCACTAGCCCGGCAACTGAAACGTTTTATCCAGGGAGAAGCTGA
- the pqqA gene encoding pyrroloquinoline quinone precursor peptide PqqA yields the protein MAWTKPAYTDLRIGFEVTMYFASR from the coding sequence ATGGCTTGGACTAAACCTGCTTACACCGACCTGCGTATTGGCTTTGAAGTCACCATGTACTTCGCCAGCCGTTGA
- a CDS encoding flavin monoamine oxidase family protein, producing MNKNNRHPNDGKKPITIFGPDFPFAFDDWIEHPAGLGSIPADKLGSEVAIVGAGMAGMVAAYELMKLGFKPVVYEASKMGGRLRSQAFEGSEGVIAELGGMRFPVSSTAFYHYVDKLGLETKPFPNPLTPASGSTVIDLEGQTFYAQKLADLPALFQEVADAWADALEEGSRFGDIQQAIRDRDVPRLKELWNTLVPLWDDRTFYDFVATSKAFAKLSFQHREVFGQVGFGTGGWDSDFPNSMLEIFRVVMTNCDDHQHLVVGGVEQVPLGIWRHAPERCAHWPAGTSLSSLHNGAPRTGVKAISRTADGLFSVTDILGVTRPYEAVLVTCQSWLLTTQIECEESLFSQKVWMALDRTRYMQSSKTFVMVDRPFWKDKDPETGRDLMSMTLTDRLTRGTYLFDNGDDKPGVICLSYSWMSDALKMLPHPVEKRVKLALDSLKKIYPKVDIASRIIGDPITVSWEADPHFLGAFKGALPGHYRYNQRMYAHFMQQEMPGEQRGIFIAGDDVSWTPAWVEGAVQTSLNAVWGIMTHFGGSTHAENPGPGDVFHEIGPIALPD from the coding sequence ATGAACAAGAATAATCGCCACCCTAACGACGGTAAAAAGCCCATCACCATCTTCGGCCCGGACTTTCCGTTTGCCTTTGATGACTGGATCGAACACCCGGCCGGCCTGGGCAGTATCCCGGCGGACAAGCTGGGTTCGGAAGTGGCGATTGTCGGCGCCGGAATGGCCGGAATGGTGGCGGCTTATGAGCTGATGAAGCTTGGCTTCAAGCCTGTGGTGTACGAAGCCTCAAAAATGGGCGGGCGCCTGCGCTCCCAAGCCTTTGAAGGCAGCGAAGGCGTGATCGCCGAACTGGGCGGCATGCGCTTCCCGGTCTCCTCGACCGCTTTTTACCACTACGTCGACAAGCTGGGGCTGGAAACCAAACCCTTCCCCAACCCGCTGACGCCCGCTTCGGGCAGCACCGTGATCGACCTCGAAGGCCAGACCTTCTACGCACAAAAACTGGCGGACCTGCCTGCACTGTTTCAGGAGGTGGCCGACGCCTGGGCTGACGCGCTAGAGGAAGGTTCGCGCTTTGGTGATATCCAGCAAGCCATCCGTGACCGTGACGTTCCCCGGCTTAAAGAGCTGTGGAACACCCTGGTTCCGCTGTGGGACGACCGCACGTTCTACGATTTCGTGGCCACGTCCAAAGCCTTCGCCAAACTCTCGTTCCAGCACCGCGAAGTGTTTGGCCAGGTCGGGTTCGGCACCGGTGGCTGGGACTCGGACTTTCCCAACTCGATGCTCGAAATTTTCCGGGTGGTGATGACCAACTGCGACGACCACCAACACTTGGTGGTCGGCGGTGTCGAGCAGGTACCGCTGGGTATCTGGCGCCACGCCCCGGAACGCTGCGCTCACTGGCCTGCCGGCACCAGCCTCAGCTCGCTGCACAACGGCGCACCACGCACCGGAGTCAAAGCTATCTCTCGTACAGCGGACGGGCTGTTTTCTGTTACCGACATACTCGGTGTCACACGCCCCTATGAAGCCGTACTGGTCACCTGTCAAAGCTGGCTGCTAACCACTCAGATCGAATGTGAAGAGTCGCTGTTCTCACAAAAAGTGTGGATGGCGCTGGACCGTACGCGCTATATGCAATCGTCCAAGACGTTTGTCATGGTCGACCGCCCGTTCTGGAAAGACAAAGACCCCGAGACCGGCCGCGACCTGATGAGCATGACCCTCACCGACCGTCTGACCCGGGGCACTTACCTGTTCGACAACGGTGACGACAAGCCTGGGGTAATTTGCCTGTCGTACTCGTGGATGAGCGATGCGCTGAAAATGCTCCCGCACCCGGTGGAAAAGCGCGTAAAACTGGCGCTCGACTCGCTGAAAAAGATCTACCCCAAGGTGGATATCGCCAGCCGCATCATCGGCGATCCGATCACAGTGTCGTGGGAAGCCGACCCGCACTTTCTGGGTGCCTTCAAGGGCGCACTGCCAGGGCATTACCGTTACAACCAGCGGATGTACGCACACTTCATGCAGCAAGAGATGCCCGGCGAACAACGCGGAATCTTCATTGCAGGGGATGACGTGTCGTGGACTCCCGCCTGGGTTGAAGGCGCGGTACAGACCTCATTGAATGCGGTCTGGGGGATCATGACCCACTTCGGTGGCAGTACCCATGCAGAGAACCCCGGCCCGGGTGACGTGTTCCACGAAATAGGCCCGATTGCCCTTCCGGATTGA
- the dnaG gene encoding DNA primase, giving the protein MAGLIPQSFIDDLLNRTDIVDVVSSRVQMKKAGKNYTACCPFHKEKTPSFSVSPDKQFYYCFGCGAGGNALGFIMDHDNLDFPQAVEELAKAAGMEIPREESGRPHKPRQPTDSPLYPLLTAAADFYRQALKSHPARKAAVDYLKGRGLTGEIARDFGLGFAPPGWDNLYKHLSSDTLQQKAMIDAGLLVENAETGKRYDRFRDRVMFPIRDSRGRIIAFGGRVLGDDKPKYLNSPETPVFHKGQELYGLFEARKFNRSLDEIIVVEGYMDVIALAQQGLRNAVATLGTATSEEHMKRLFRVVPSVLFCFDGDQAGRNAAWRALEATLPCLQDGRRARFLFLPEGEDPDTLVRSEGTDAFKARINQHAQPLADYFFQQLTEESDPRSLEGKAHMATLAAPLIDKVPGANLRTLMRQRLSEITGLTSETVSQLAQSAPSRPQAQPAYDPGIDYDAMPDYSDFQQPDMYVPQQEWTPKKPGAGGKKWENKPWDKKGKRGGEREQAWIPVGVEPPTLTALRTLLHHPQLAKKVEDAGHFAAEDQTNNQLLIALVEAVQKNPKLSSIQLLSRWHGTEQGRLLQRLLEKEWLIDADNLEQQFFDTITSLSARQRERNLEQLLRKARQGELSPEEKNQLRDLLSRNNPASNPTSTGA; this is encoded by the coding sequence ATGGCCGGGTTAATCCCCCAGAGCTTTATTGACGACCTTCTGAACCGTACCGATATCGTCGATGTCGTCAGCTCTCGCGTGCAAATGAAGAAAGCCGGCAAAAATTACACGGCCTGCTGCCCCTTCCACAAAGAAAAAACACCGTCTTTCAGCGTCAGCCCCGACAAACAGTTCTATTACTGCTTTGGCTGCGGCGCTGGCGGTAACGCCCTCGGCTTCATCATGGACCACGACAATCTGGATTTCCCCCAGGCTGTCGAAGAACTGGCCAAAGCCGCCGGCATGGAAATCCCCCGAGAAGAAAGTGGTCGCCCGCATAAACCCCGGCAGCCCACTGACTCTCCGCTCTACCCGCTTCTCACTGCCGCAGCCGACTTTTATCGCCAGGCTTTAAAAAGCCATCCGGCACGTAAAGCGGCCGTTGACTACCTGAAAGGCCGCGGCCTGACCGGCGAAATCGCCCGCGATTTCGGCTTGGGTTTCGCTCCGCCCGGCTGGGACAACCTGTACAAGCATCTAAGCAGCGACACGCTTCAGCAAAAAGCCATGATCGATGCCGGCCTGCTGGTGGAAAACGCCGAGACAGGTAAACGCTACGATCGCTTTCGCGATCGCGTTATGTTTCCGATCCGCGACAGCCGCGGCCGAATCATTGCCTTCGGCGGCCGAGTGCTGGGTGACGACAAACCCAAGTACCTGAACTCCCCGGAAACCCCGGTCTTTCACAAAGGCCAGGAACTGTACGGGCTGTTCGAAGCGCGCAAGTTCAACCGCAGCCTCGATGAAATCATTGTGGTCGAAGGCTACATGGACGTTATCGCCCTCGCCCAGCAAGGCCTGCGCAATGCCGTCGCAACCTTGGGTACCGCGACGAGCGAAGAGCACATGAAGCGTCTGTTCCGTGTGGTCCCCAGCGTTTTATTCTGCTTCGACGGCGACCAGGCAGGCCGCAATGCCGCCTGGCGTGCACTGGAAGCTACACTGCCCTGCTTGCAGGACGGACGGCGCGCACGCTTTTTGTTCCTGCCCGAAGGCGAAGACCCGGACACACTGGTGCGTTCCGAAGGCACCGATGCCTTCAAGGCCCGCATCAACCAGCACGCGCAGCCGCTGGCCGATTACTTCTTCCAGCAACTGACTGAAGAATCAGACCCGCGCTCGCTTGAAGGCAAGGCCCACATGGCTACGCTGGCTGCACCGTTGATCGATAAAGTCCCGGGCGCCAACCTGCGGACCTTGATGCGTCAGCGATTAAGCGAAATCACCGGGCTGACCAGCGAAACGGTCAGCCAACTGGCTCAAAGCGCACCGTCCAGGCCCCAGGCACAACCGGCTTACGATCCGGGCATCGATTACGATGCAATGCCCGACTACAGCGACTTCCAGCAACCGGACATGTACGTTCCCCAGCAGGAATGGACACCGAAAAAGCCCGGTGCTGGCGGCAAGAAGTGGGAAAACAAACCCTGGGACAAAAAAGGCAAGCGTGGCGGCGAACGCGAGCAGGCCTGGATCCCCGTCGGCGTTGAACCGCCTACACTGACAGCCTTGCGCACCCTGCTGCACCATCCGCAACTGGCCAAAAAAGTTGAGGACGCCGGGCACTTTGCTGCAGAAGACCAGACTAATAATCAGCTACTGATTGCTCTGGTAGAGGCCGTTCAGAAAAATCCTAAGCTAAGCTCTATACAGTTGTTGTCCCGCTGGCACGGCACTGAACAGGGTCGCTTGCTGCAAAGACTGCTGGAAAAGGAGTGGCTAATTGATGCCGATAACCTTGAACAACAGTTTTTCGACACCATAACTAGCTTGTCAGCTCGCCAACGCGAGCGAAATCTTGAACAACTTCTTCGAAAAGCACGTCAAGGCGAGCTCAGCCCCGAGGAAAAAAATCAGTTACGCGACCTTCTAAGTCGCAATAATCCCGCATCAAACCCGACCTCAACTGGCGCGTGA
- the rpoD gene encoding RNA polymerase sigma factor RpoD, with protein sequence MSGKAQQQSRIKELITLGREQKYLTYAEVNDHLPEDISDPEQVEDIIRMINDMGIPVHESAPDADALMLADADTDEAAAEEAAAALAAVETDIGRTTDPVRMYMREMGTVELLTREGEIEIAKRIEEGIREVMGAIAHFPGTVDHILSEYTRVTTEGGRLSDVLSGYIDPDDGIAPPAAEVPPPVDPKVKAEGDDEEDDKEESTEEEEEVESGPDPIIAAQRFGAVSDQMELARKALKKHGRGSKQAIAELVALAELFMPIKLVPKQFEGLVERVRSALERLRAQERAIMQLCVRDARMPRTDFLRLFPGNEVDESWSDALAKGKSKYAEAIGRLQPDIIRCQQKLSALEAETGLKIAEIKDINRRMSIGEAKARRAKKEMVEANLRLVISIAKKYTNRGLQFLDLIQEGNIGLMKAVDKFEYRRGYKFSTYATWWIRQAITRSIADQARTIRIPVHMIETINKLNRISRQMLQEMGREPTPEELGERMEMPEDKIRKVLKIAKEPISMETPIGDDEDSHLGDFIEDSTMQSPIDVATVESLKEATRDVLGGLTAREAKVLRMRFGIDMNTDHTLEEVGKQFDVTRERIRQIEAKALRKLRHPTRSEHLRSFLDE encoded by the coding sequence ATGTCCGGAAAAGCGCAACAGCAGTCTCGTATCAAAGAGTTGATCACCCTCGGCCGTGAGCAGAAGTATCTGACTTACGCAGAGGTCAACGACCACCTGCCCGAAGATATTTCAGATCCGGAGCAAGTGGAAGACATCATCCGCATGATTAATGACATGGGGATCCCCGTACACGAGAGTGCTCCGGATGCGGACGCCCTTATGTTGGCCGATGCCGACACCGACGAGGCAGCTGCTGAAGAAGCAGCTGCCGCGTTGGCGGCAGTAGAGACCGACATTGGTCGTACTACTGACCCAGTGCGCATGTACATGCGCGAAATGGGCACGGTAGAACTGCTGACACGTGAAGGCGAAATCGAAATCGCCAAGCGTATTGAAGAAGGCATCCGTGAAGTGATGGGCGCAATCGCGCACTTCCCTGGCACGGTTGACCATATTCTCTCCGAGTACACTCGCGTCACCACCGAAGGTGGTCGCCTGTCCGACGTTCTGAGCGGTTATATCGACCCGGACGACGGTATTGCGCCGCCTGCAGCCGAAGTGCCGCCTCCTGTCGACCCAAAGGTGAAAGCCGAAGGTGATGACGAAGAGGATGATAAGGAAGAGTCCACCGAAGAAGAGGAAGAGGTCGAAAGCGGCCCCGACCCGATCATCGCGGCCCAGCGTTTTGGCGCTGTTTCCGATCAGATGGAACTCGCGCGCAAGGCACTGAAAAAGCACGGTCGTGGCAGCAAGCAGGCAATTGCCGAGCTGGTTGCACTGGCAGAGCTGTTCATGCCGATCAAGCTGGTCCCGAAGCAATTCGAAGGCCTGGTTGAGCGTGTTCGCAGCGCCCTGGAGCGTCTGCGTGCACAAGAGCGCGCCATCATGCAGCTGTGTGTACGTGATGCACGCATGCCGCGCACCGATTTCCTGCGCCTGTTCCCGGGCAACGAAGTCGACGAAAGCTGGAGCGACGCGCTGGCCAAAGGCAAAAGCAAATATGCTGAAGCCATTGGTCGCCTGCAACCGGACATCATCCGTTGCCAGCAAAAGCTGTCTGCCCTGGAAGCAGAAACCGGCCTGAAGATTGCCGAGATCAAGGACATCAACCGTCGCATGTCGATCGGTGAGGCCAAGGCCCGCCGCGCGAAGAAAGAAATGGTTGAAGCCAACTTGCGTCTGGTTATCTCCATCGCCAAGAAGTACACCAACCGTGGCTTGCAGTTCCTCGATCTGATCCAGGAAGGCAACATCGGCTTGATGAAAGCGGTAGACAAGTTTGAATACCGCCGCGGCTACAAATTCTCGACTTATGCCACCTGGTGGATCCGTCAGGCGATCACTCGCTCGATCGCCGACCAGGCCCGCACCATCCGTATTCCGGTGCACATGATCGAGACGATCAACAAGCTCAACCGTATTTCCCGCCAGATGTTGCAGGAAATGGGTCGCGAACCGACCCCGGAAGAGCTGGGCGAACGCATGGAAATGCCTGAGGATAAAATCCGCAAGGTATTGAAGATCGCTAAAGAGCCGATCTCCATGGAAACCCCGATCGGTGATGACGAAGACTCCCATCTGGGTGACTTCATCGAAGACTCGACCATGCAGTCGCCAATCGATGTAGCCACTGTTGAGAGCCTTAAAGAAGCGACACGCGACGTACTCGGCGGCCTAACAGCCCGTGAAGCCAAAGTATTGCGCATGCGTTTCGGCATCGACATGAATACCGACCACACCCTTGAGGAGGTTGGTAAACAGTTCGACGTTACCCGTGAACGGATTCGCCAGATCGAAGCCAAAGCGTTGCGCAAGCTGCGCCACCCGACGAGAAGCGAGCATTTGCGCTCCTTCCTAGACGAGTGA
- the tsaD gene encoding tRNA (adenosine(37)-N6)-threonylcarbamoyltransferase complex transferase subunit TsaD: MLVLGLETSCDETGVALYDSERGLLADALFSQIDLHRAYGGVVPELASRDHVKRMLPLIRQVLAEADCVPTEIDAIAYTAGPGLVGALLVGASCAQALAFAWGIPALGVHHMEGHLLAPMLEEQPPEFPFVALLVSGGHTQLVRVDGIGQYELLGETLDDAAGEAFDKTAKMMGLNYPGGPEIARLAAQGVAGRFVFPRPMTDRPGLQFSFSGLKTFALNTWQRCVAAGDDTEQTRCDISLAFQQAVVETLTIKCKRALKHAGMKRLVIAGGVSANKALRVSLEKMLGEMKGNVYYARPEFCTDNGAMIAFAGCQRLQAGQHETLAISVQARWPMEQLKPL; encoded by the coding sequence ATGCTAGTACTGGGATTAGAAACCTCCTGCGACGAAACCGGCGTCGCGCTATACGACAGTGAACGCGGGCTTTTGGCCGATGCACTGTTCAGTCAGATCGACCTGCACCGCGCTTATGGCGGTGTGGTTCCGGAGCTGGCTTCAAGGGATCACGTCAAGCGCATGCTGCCCTTGATTCGTCAGGTGTTGGCTGAGGCTGACTGTGTGCCTACGGAGATTGACGCAATTGCCTATACGGCAGGGCCTGGATTGGTTGGAGCCCTGCTGGTTGGGGCCTCTTGCGCCCAGGCGCTGGCATTCGCCTGGGGCATTCCGGCCCTTGGTGTGCACCACATGGAGGGGCATTTGCTGGCCCCTATGCTGGAAGAACAGCCTCCGGAATTTCCGTTCGTCGCTTTGTTGGTGTCGGGCGGTCATACGCAGCTGGTTCGCGTTGATGGTATCGGCCAATACGAGTTGTTGGGCGAGACGCTGGATGATGCTGCGGGTGAGGCGTTCGACAAGACCGCGAAGATGATGGGGCTCAACTATCCGGGCGGCCCTGAGATCGCACGATTGGCCGCTCAGGGCGTTGCGGGGCGCTTTGTGTTCCCTAGGCCCATGACTGACCGTCCGGGGCTGCAGTTCAGCTTCAGCGGCCTCAAGACCTTTGCCTTGAACACCTGGCAGCGTTGCGTGGCTGCGGGCGACGATACTGAGCAGACACGCTGTGATATCTCCCTGGCGTTCCAGCAGGCCGTGGTTGAGACGCTGACCATCAAGTGCAAGCGCGCCTTGAAGCACGCGGGCATGAAGCGCCTGGTGATTGCGGGCGGGGTGAGTGCCAACAAGGCGTTGCGCGTTTCTCTGGAGAAAATGCTCGGTGAGATGAAGGGCAATGTGTATTACGCCCGGCCGGAATTTTGTACGGATAACGGCGCGATGATTGCGTTTGCCGGTTGTCAGCGCTTACAGGCCGGTCAGCACGAAACATTGGCGATCAGTGTGCAGGCGCGCTGGCCGATGGAGCAATTGAAGCCCCTGTGA
- a CDS encoding carbon-nitrogen hydrolase family protein — protein sequence MRVALYQCTPLPLDVAGNLQRLHDIAHQAKDIDLLVLPEMFLTGYNIGAPAVARLAQTRDGDAAQQIAGLAKATGMAIVYGYPERGADGQIYNSVQLIDAHGKSLCNYRKTHLFGELDHSMFTKGPDAFPVIELNGWKLGLLICYDLEFPENTRRLALAGAELIVVPTANMAPYDFIADVTVRCRAFENQCYVAYANYCGHEGSIHYCGQSSIAAPNGQQVALAQQDEILIVATLDHQQLLDAKNGNFYLADRRPELYRELSKR from the coding sequence ATGCGCGTCGCCCTTTACCAATGCACGCCTCTGCCACTGGATGTCGCGGGCAATTTGCAGCGCTTGCATGACATTGCGCATCAAGCCAAAGACATCGACCTGCTGGTCCTGCCCGAAATGTTCCTCACGGGCTACAACATCGGCGCACCAGCCGTGGCCAGACTGGCGCAAACCCGCGACGGCGACGCCGCACAGCAGATTGCCGGGCTGGCCAAGGCCACGGGCATGGCGATTGTGTACGGCTACCCCGAGCGCGGCGCAGACGGGCAGATCTACAACAGCGTGCAATTGATCGACGCCCACGGCAAAAGCCTGTGCAACTACCGTAAAACCCATCTGTTCGGTGAACTCGACCACTCGATGTTCACCAAGGGCCCTGACGCATTCCCCGTCATCGAGCTCAATGGCTGGAAGCTCGGCCTGCTGATTTGCTACGACCTCGAATTCCCGGAAAACACCCGCCGCCTTGCCCTGGCCGGCGCCGAGCTGATTGTGGTGCCTACCGCCAACATGGCGCCTTACGACTTTATTGCCGACGTCACCGTGCGGTGTCGTGCCTTCGAAAACCAGTGCTATGTGGCCTACGCCAATTATTGCGGGCACGAAGGCAGCATCCATTACTGCGGTCAAAGCAGTATCGCTGCGCCCAACGGCCAGCAAGTCGCGCTGGCCCAACAGGACGAGATCCTGATTGTCGCCACACTGGATCATCAGCAACTGCTGGACGCCAAAAACGGTAATTTTTACCTGGCCGATCGCCGGCCCGAGCTTTACCGCGAGCTGAGCAAGCGCTAA
- a CDS encoding Lrp/AsnC family transcriptional regulator, producing MSDTRPPALDEMDRQLIAALQLNARESVAMLARQLGIARTTVTSRLARLEKNGVITGYGVRLGQRLIDGGLQAYVGITVQPRSGKEVVRRLSAMVQVQQLCAVSGEFDYVAWLRSDSPEQLDQLLDQIGSVEGVEKTTTSIILSSKVDRG from the coding sequence TTGTCTGATACCCGCCCGCCCGCGCTGGATGAAATGGACCGTCAATTGATTGCGGCCTTGCAGCTCAATGCCCGAGAAAGCGTGGCGATGCTGGCGCGTCAGCTGGGGATTGCGCGCACCACCGTGACCTCGCGCCTGGCACGACTGGAGAAAAACGGGGTCATCACCGGTTATGGCGTTCGTCTGGGCCAGCGTTTGATTGATGGCGGTTTACAGGCTTATGTCGGGATCACCGTGCAGCCACGCTCCGGCAAAGAAGTGGTCCGGCGCTTGAGCGCGATGGTCCAGGTACAGCAACTGTGCGCGGTCAGCGGCGAATTCGATTACGTGGCCTGGTTGCGCAGCGATTCCCCCGAGCAACTGGATCAATTGCTCGATCAGATCGGCAGCGTCGAAGGTGTCGAGAAAACCACCACTTCGATCATCCTCAGCAGTAAAGTCGATCGCGGATAA
- the rpsU gene encoding 30S ribosomal protein S21 produces the protein MPAVKVKENEPFDVALRRFKRSCEKAGVLAEVRSREFYEKPTSERKRKAAAAVKRHAKKVQREQRRAVRLY, from the coding sequence ATGCCAGCCGTCAAAGTAAAAGAGAACGAACCCTTCGACGTAGCTCTGCGTCGTTTCAAGCGCTCCTGCGAAAAAGCCGGTGTTCTGGCTGAAGTTCGCAGCCGCGAATTTTACGAGAAGCCGACTTCTGAGCGTAAGCGTAAAGCAGCAGCTGCTGTTAAGCGTCACGCGAAGAAAGTTCAGCGCGAGCAGCGCCGCGCCGTTCGTCTGTACTAA